Part of the Streptomyces sp. NBC_01460 genome, AGCCAGGCGCTGTGGTAACGCCCAGAGGTCTCGGAGTTGCTGCTCAGCCGTGTTCCATCTACGCCAGTCTGGCCTGTGAGCTCAAGGTAGTTCTGGACGCCGTCCTGGAAGCTATCCGGGTAGATGAAATCCTTTCCGGTGTTGTATGGCGGGTCAATGACGATGAGCTTGACCTGGTTTGCATAGCTCTTTTGCAGGAGCTTCAGGACCTCAAGATTATCGCCCTCGATCATGACATTCTGGGTGCTGTCCCAGCTCAACGATTCATCCGGGCGCGGCATGAGGGTCGCTGTGCTCGGCTTGAGGGCAATGCGGCGGGCGTTGCGCTTGCCGAACCAGGTCAGCCCGAACTTCTCGTCGCCGTCATCGGCGGCGTCGCCAAGCAGCTCGCGCAGCGCTTCAAAGTCAACCTTGCCCTCTGTGAAGGCAGACGGGAAGATCTTCCGGAGCTGTTCGAGGTTCTCCGCCACGAGGTCCTTGGAGTGGGTCTCCGGGTCCCCCGGCTCAACCGTGTGCATCGTCACCCTGATCGTCCCCTGCTTCACTACGGCACCGTCCGGCTCACCCGGTGCCCTCTTCTTGACCGTGCTCTTCGTACCTGCTGCGTTACTACGCCAGACGCAACTTATCGTGCGCCGCTGACAAAGCGATCCTCTTCACCTTGATCTGATCCTGTAGCTCGATCCTGCGAGGGATCTGCTTCTCTTTCTTGATCTGGGTGACCAGCTTGTTGATCTCTGCCTCGAGTCGGCTGCTCTCCGTCAGGGCAGTCAGCTGGGTCTGTGACGCATCCAAGGTGCCCGCGAGCGCAAACTCTCCGATCGCCGCAGCGACACGCAAGGCAACCGTGGAGGCCAGCCAACCCTCGTAGACCGTGCTGAGGTCGCTGCGCGGTTGTCGGTCGAGCGGCAGCGCGCTCAGGAAAGCATCGCCCACCGGCGCGGGGACGTCTCCGACGGAAGCGGTCACAGGCGGACTGTCCAATGTGACCTCATCGTTCCGACCATGTGACATGCGCTTGAGTGCAACCGAAACACGGGGTCCGGACTCCTGTTCGCTAACGAGCAGGATCGGGTATGGCACGGCTCGATGGAGGAGTTCTTCCATGCGAGTGAGCTTGGTTCCGGTCCGGGCCCGCAGAGTCATGACGTGGAGCTCTGGAATGCGCCGACTGCCATCCGGGGCCGTGTACGCAGGGATTCCCACGGCATCAGGGCGTATCGCGGCGGCCCAGCGCAGGGTGTCGATGCCATCCTGCAGCAACCGCCGATCAGCGGCGCTGAAGTCGGAGTGCGCCTGCAACTGAGTCTTGGGCACCCGGACATCCACAGCGCAGTCGGCAGGCAGCCCAAGAGCGTCGACCACGTCGTCCGGAGTCATCGCTGGGCTTCTTGGTCGTCGTGTGTGGCGGGTCCGACAAGTTCGGCGTCGACACTGGGCAAAACGGCGAGAAAGGCGAGTACTTCGAAGTCATTGGTCCCGGCGAAGCCTCCTGCGGCAGCGGCCTGGGTGCCGTCCAGGCTGAACAGGCTGGCAACCGCGCGCTCTTCCTCCTTGCCAGTGATGGAGCGTACAGCGGCAGCAAGGGCCTTCCGGGCTACCCCCATGTCGGCGCCGCGCCGGGTCCGGGCGTCGAACAGCGCGGTGAGCCCCGGGTCAACCTGGCCCTGCTCGGCACTGACCCTGCGCACCCGGTCGAGGATGCGCTTGGTCTGGGTATGGCTGAGCTGCACCACCCCCTCCTCCCCGACGTGGATGAGGTAGTGAGGGGCAAGTGGGTCGCCGGCCTGCACGGCCCGATCGGCAGCCTGGCCTTCGGCACGTAGGCAGAAGATCAGTCCGGGTGGGACGTCACCATCGGCGTCCGCGACCGCGTGAACTCCGAGTGGCTCCGCATCCAGCTCGCCGGGGTGTCGCTTAGCGTAATCGGCGAGGTCGATGCGCAGATCGGTGAGGGTGAGGTCAGCGATGGACACACCGGTCGACAGGTCCTCAAGGTCGAGGACGGAGTCCTGGAGCTTGAGGAGTTGTGCGCGCCGGTATTCGAGATCGTTCATCGGGTCGCCGACACTGGTCTCGATGAC contains:
- a CDS encoding DUF4391 domain-containing protein, which gives rise to MTPDDVVDALGLPADCAVDVRVPKTQLQAHSDFSAADRRLLQDGIDTLRWAAAIRPDAVGIPAYTAPDGSRRIPELHVMTLRARTGTKLTRMEELLHRAVPYPILLVSEQESGPRVSVALKRMSHGRNDEVTLDSPPVTASVGDVPAPVGDAFLSALPLDRQPRSDLSTVYEGWLASTVALRVAAAIGEFALAGTLDASQTQLTALTESSRLEAEINKLVTQIKKEKQIPRRIELQDQIKVKRIALSAAHDKLRLA